The Winogradskyella schleiferi genome has a window encoding:
- a CDS encoding glycosyltransferase, whose amino-acid sequence MKAIDFSFVIPVYNRPDEIGELLESFSNLEGQHNYEIVIVEDGSTETSEHVIEQFKSELDISYYFKSNSGPGDSRNYGMEKAKGNYFIILDSDVLLPSNYLTEVKDFLSQSYYDCFGGPDAAHPSFSNLQKAINFAMTSFITTGGIRGGKQKVEDFQPRSFNMGLSKKAFLASGGFGKIHPGEDPDLSLRLYQLGFKTTLIETAIVFHKRRISWSKFYKQVHKFGMVRPILNQWHPHSKSMVYWFPTVFSLGFITSILLMLFHINFPLYLYGFYFSLAFVLALFSNQNIIIAFQALLAILIQFFGYGHGFLKSTFYLVVLGRKPETSFPQLFF is encoded by the coding sequence ATGAAAGCCATTGATTTTTCTTTTGTTATTCCTGTTTATAACAGACCTGATGAGATTGGGGAACTTCTAGAAAGTTTTTCGAATCTTGAAGGTCAGCATAACTATGAAATTGTAATTGTAGAAGATGGATCAACTGAAACCTCTGAGCATGTGATTGAGCAATTTAAAAGTGAACTTGATATTTCTTATTACTTCAAATCAAATTCAGGTCCAGGGGATTCTAGGAATTATGGTATGGAAAAAGCCAAGGGAAATTATTTTATTATTTTAGATTCTGACGTATTGTTGCCTTCAAATTATTTAACTGAAGTGAAAGACTTCCTGTCTCAATCTTATTACGATTGTTTTGGTGGACCTGACGCGGCACATCCTTCATTTTCTAATCTTCAAAAGGCCATAAACTTTGCTATGACGTCTTTTATAACTACAGGTGGAATAAGAGGAGGTAAGCAAAAGGTAGAAGATTTTCAACCACGCAGTTTTAATATGGGCTTATCAAAAAAAGCGTTTTTGGCTTCTGGTGGATTTGGAAAAATTCATCCAGGTGAAGATCCAGATTTATCATTGCGTTTGTACCAATTAGGATTTAAAACAACACTTATTGAAACTGCCATTGTATTTCATAAGCGTCGTATTTCATGGTCCAAATTTTATAAGCAAGTCCATAAATTTGGAATGGTAAGACCGATTCTTAATCAATGGCATCCCCATTCCAAAAGTATGGTGTATTGGTTTCCTACAGTGTTTAGTTTAGGCTTTATCACTTCAATCCTTTTGATGTTGTTTCATATTAATTTTCCATTATATTTATATGGCTTTTATTTTTCACTAGCTTTTGTTTTGGCTTTGTTTTCAAATCAGAATATTATCATTGCATTTCAGGCGTTATTGGCTATACTTATCCAGTTTTTTGGATATGGTCACGGATTTTTGAAATCCACATTTTATTTGGTGGTTTTAGGTCGAAAACCTGAGACATCTTTTCCGCAACTGTTTTTCTAA
- a CDS encoding YbbR-like domain-containing protein yields MNSKKKLNIRDHFKKRSVKRFSLFFAIAFVFLIISKLSNDYKQTIKLKVNLVNVDDEILIKNDSANYINAYVEAKGFSLLPLMFKSAKELIVDSKSEVSLQPNHFKFNVRKHKYLIENQLGNAFELISLMPDTLMIAYSKRASKLVPVRLKRNIGYAVGYDLKGDFEFNVDSVKIVGAASEVNKIDSIFTEELIENEVKSAIKKKIKLDISKFENIEIFPKEVTVHGKVLRFTEGTAEVPVTIKNQPKNITINYFPKTVNVSYYVDLENYNGIKNSDFKIECDYADLEAEQTFLIPKVVKKPDFVKHVNIKQKRIDFIKL; encoded by the coding sequence ATGAATTCTAAGAAAAAACTAAATATACGAGACCATTTTAAGAAGAGAAGCGTTAAGCGTTTTAGCCTTTTCTTTGCCATTGCATTTGTGTTTTTAATTATTTCAAAACTATCTAACGATTACAAACAAACCATAAAACTAAAAGTAAATTTGGTTAATGTTGATGACGAAATTTTGATAAAAAATGATTCCGCCAATTATATCAATGCCTATGTTGAAGCTAAGGGATTTTCTTTATTGCCATTAATGTTCAAAAGTGCAAAAGAACTTATAGTAGATTCCAAAAGTGAGGTGAGTTTACAACCTAATCATTTTAAATTCAATGTTCGAAAACACAAATATCTTATTGAAAATCAATTAGGCAATGCTTTTGAGCTGATTTCATTGATGCCAGATACACTCATGATAGCGTATTCTAAACGTGCTTCAAAATTAGTTCCAGTGAGACTTAAAAGAAATATTGGTTATGCTGTAGGTTATGATTTAAAGGGTGATTTTGAATTTAATGTGGACAGTGTGAAAATTGTGGGCGCTGCTTCTGAGGTTAATAAAATCGATTCAATTTTTACGGAAGAATTAATTGAAAATGAGGTAAAAAGTGCTATTAAAAAAAAAATAAAACTGGATATTTCAAAGTTTGAAAACATTGAAATTTTTCCAAAGGAAGTAACAGTGCATGGTAAGGTTCTTCGGTTTACAGAAGGTACAGCTGAAGTACCTGTCACCATCAAAAATCAACCTAAAAATATTACCATCAATTATTTTCCCAAAACCGTCAACGTTTCCTATTACGTAGATTTAGAAAATTACAACGGAATTAAAAATTCAGATTTTAAAATTGAGTGTGATTATGCAGACTTAGAAGCAGAACAGACCTTTTTAATACCGAAGGTGGTTAAAAAACCTGATTTTGTAAAACATGTTAATATCAAACAAAAACGAATCGATTTTATAAAATTATAA
- the coaE gene encoding dephospho-CoA kinase (Dephospho-CoA kinase (CoaE) performs the final step in coenzyme A biosynthesis.) gives MVVVGLTGGIGSGKTTILNYFQSLEVPIYIADAEAKALMNRSKVIKRKLIDLFGKEAYKDGQLNRPYLSSKIFNDKGLLSKMNAIVHPKVASHFKRWLKKQHTEYVIKEAAIIFENNLEHQYNYIITVVADEELRINRVMKRDTVSKERVKSIIKNQLSDAIKIEKSDYVIYNNDLKEAKIQALEIHHDILKKINQQ, from the coding sequence ATGGTAGTAGTTGGACTAACAGGAGGCATAGGGAGTGGGAAAACAACAATTCTTAACTATTTTCAATCATTAGAAGTACCCATTTACATCGCAGATGCTGAGGCTAAGGCTTTGATGAACCGTTCAAAAGTCATTAAGAGAAAATTGATTGACTTGTTTGGTAAAGAGGCGTACAAAGATGGTCAATTGAATAGACCATATTTATCTTCAAAAATTTTTAACGATAAGGGGCTACTTTCTAAAATGAATGCCATCGTTCACCCAAAAGTAGCATCACATTTTAAGCGCTGGCTGAAAAAACAACATACTGAATACGTCATAAAAGAGGCAGCAATCATTTTTGAAAATAATTTAGAGCATCAATACAATTATATCATTACAGTCGTTGCCGACGAAGAATTAAGAATTAACCGTGTTATGAAACGCGATACTGTTTCAAAAGAGCGCGTGAAGTCTATCATTAAAAATCAACTATCAGATGCTATAAAGATTGAAAAATCTGATTATGTTATTTATAATAACGATTTAAAAGAGGCTAAAATTCAGGCACTTGAGATTCATCACGACATCCTAAAAAAAATAAACCAACAATAA
- a CDS encoding sensor histidine kinase, with protein MGKKLFVLLIVLMSLSLIGIIFVQSFFINNSIENENKNFTLSVKRSLSYVSKSIAEYEFRDYFERLQPYLNNDNKADTSIIKQLFITDEDDINDKTIIHRNTVLEERFRVPSMFIEIDADSFNISKLYSERVTETYNTTTIDGVRRIDPEKRLREYSSLGALDKQMYEDTFKSFLKDKPVYKRISEQQVETLLKRELEDEGINLDFEFAIYDDDLATKVQSNNFEYEDPYGIPVFLDNNNESSYKLLVEFPDRKKYLLSSILWMIVLSIIFTSIIIIAYTSAIYQLIKQRQISQIKTDFINNMTHEFKTPIATINLALDSIRNPKIISDQEKVLRYLGMIKEENKRMHAQVENVLRISKLDKNELNISKERHELHDLIEDAITHVELIVEDRQGYVKAHLDAEHSSVLANETHFTNVIVNILDNAIKYSDDAPKIDVYTENVGNNIILKIADQGNGMSKAVAKRVFEKFYREHTGNVHNVKGHGLGLAYVKRIVDDHHGHISVESEKGKGSTFIVKMPLIS; from the coding sequence ATGGGCAAAAAGCTATTCGTGTTATTGATAGTCTTAATGAGTTTATCGCTCATAGGAATTATTTTTGTTCAATCATTTTTTATAAATAATAGTATAGAAAATGAGAATAAGAATTTTACGCTGAGTGTTAAACGTTCGTTGAGTTATGTGTCTAAATCCATTGCAGAGTATGAGTTTAGAGATTATTTTGAGAGGTTACAACCTTATTTGAACAACGATAATAAAGCGGACACTTCTATAATAAAACAATTATTTATTACGGATGAAGATGATATCAATGACAAAACCATTATACATCGTAATACCGTTTTAGAAGAGCGTTTTAGAGTGCCTTCGATGTTCATTGAAATTGATGCAGATAGTTTTAATATCAGTAAATTGTATAGTGAGCGTGTTACAGAAACTTATAATACGACAACTATTGACGGTGTTAGACGAATAGATCCAGAAAAGCGCTTAAGGGAATATTCCTCACTGGGAGCTTTGGATAAGCAAATGTATGAGGATACTTTTAAATCTTTTTTAAAGGACAAGCCGGTTTATAAACGTATTTCAGAACAACAAGTTGAAACTTTATTAAAGCGTGAATTAGAAGATGAAGGTATAAATCTGGATTTCGAATTTGCCATTTATGATGATGATTTGGCAACTAAAGTTCAATCCAATAATTTTGAATATGAAGACCCTTATGGAATTCCTGTTTTTTTAGACAATAATAACGAAAGCAGTTATAAACTCTTAGTAGAGTTTCCAGATCGGAAAAAGTATTTGTTATCCTCAATTTTATGGATGATTGTACTTTCAATCATATTTACAAGTATTATAATTATTGCTTATACCAGTGCCATTTATCAGTTGATAAAACAACGTCAAATATCGCAGATTAAGACAGATTTCATTAATAATATGACCCATGAGTTTAAAACACCAATTGCGACTATTAATTTGGCTTTAGACTCCATCAGGAATCCTAAAATAATCAGTGACCAAGAAAAGGTATTACGTTATTTGGGAATGATCAAGGAAGAAAATAAGCGTATGCATGCCCAAGTGGAAAATGTATTGCGTATATCTAAGTTAGATAAAAATGAACTAAATATTAGTAAGGAAAGACATGAGTTGCACGACTTAATTGAAGATGCAATTACTCATGTGGAACTTATTGTTGAAGACCGACAAGGTTATGTGAAAGCGCATTTAGATGCTGAGCATTCATCGGTTTTAGCCAATGAGACACATTTTACAAATGTGATTGTCAATATTTTGGACAATGCCATAAAATATTCGGATGATGCACCAAAAATAGATGTTTACACCGAAAATGTTGGTAATAATATCATATTGAAAATTGCCGATCAAGGCAATGGGATGTCCAAAGCAGTTGCTAAACGTGTGTTCGAGAAATTCTATAGGGAGCATACTGGAAATGTCCATAATGTAAAAGGACATGGTTTAGGTCTGGCTTACGTAAAAAGAATAGTAGATGACCATCATGGTCATATATCAGTAGAAAGTGAAAAAGGAAAAGGCAGTACTTTTATTGTAAAGATGCCGTTAATATCATAA
- a CDS encoding response regulator transcription factor, with translation MEEQNKKILLVEDDPNFGTVLKDYLMMNDYDVVHAKNGMEGFEKFKKDDYDLCILDVMMPYKDGFTLAKEIREKNTDVPIIFLTAKAMKEDVLKGYKVGADDYLNKPFDSEVLLMKIKAIMQRKATDTVADSKQFEFKIGRFDLNSKLRFLKFDGGDPEKLSPKENELLRLLALHENDLMPRELALTKIWRDDNYFTSRSMDVYIAKLRKYLKPDPNVEILNIHGEGFRLVVNGDK, from the coding sequence ATGGAAGAACAAAATAAAAAAATACTTTTAGTCGAGGATGATCCAAATTTTGGAACCGTTTTAAAAGATTATCTAATGATGAACGATTATGATGTGGTTCATGCCAAAAATGGGATGGAAGGCTTTGAAAAGTTCAAAAAGGATGATTACGACCTTTGTATTTTAGACGTTATGATGCCTTATAAAGATGGTTTTACCTTAGCGAAGGAAATTCGTGAAAAAAATACAGACGTGCCAATCATTTTCTTAACCGCAAAGGCGATGAAAGAAGATGTGCTAAAAGGTTACAAAGTAGGAGCGGACGATTATCTTAATAAACCATTTGACAGCGAAGTGTTGTTAATGAAAATCAAAGCTATAATGCAACGAAAAGCAACCGATACTGTTGCTGATAGTAAGCAATTTGAATTTAAGATCGGTCGTTTTGACCTCAATTCTAAACTACGTTTTTTAAAATTTGATGGTGGTGATCCTGAAAAGCTTTCTCCAAAAGAGAATGAATTATTACGCTTGCTGGCACTGCATGAAAATGATTTAATGCCAAGAGAATTAGCACTGACGAAAATATGGAGAGACGATAATTATTTTACTTCTCGTAGTATGGACGTGTATATTGCTAAATTGCGTAAATACTTAAAACCAGATCCTAATGTTGAAATTTTGAATATTCATGGAGAAGGCTTTAGGTTAGTTGTTAATGGAGATAAATAA
- a CDS encoding VanZ family protein, producing the protein MNKLLKGITIALVIFIFWIINKANKGAPNIFIEFSNSIYYGDKIGHFFIYGILTLLANLVFKNRSVFWSKNVPLGTVLVSIFVIVEELSQVFFPRRSLDIIDLIADALGILCFTLSGNFLFKKGFLNFKKSSKTK; encoded by the coding sequence ATGAATAAGTTATTAAAAGGGATTACAATAGCGTTAGTCATTTTTATATTTTGGATAATAAATAAAGCTAATAAAGGTGCACCAAATATATTTATTGAATTTTCAAATTCTATTTATTATGGTGATAAAATAGGTCATTTTTTTATCTATGGAATTTTAACTTTACTAGCTAATCTAGTGTTTAAAAACAGATCTGTATTCTGGAGTAAAAACGTGCCCCTTGGAACCGTTCTTGTATCTATATTTGTGATAGTCGAAGAATTGAGTCAGGTATTTTTTCCTAGGCGTAGTTTGGATATAATAGACCTTATTGCAGATGCTCTAGGAATTTTGTGTTTTACATTAAGCGGAAATTTTCTTTTTAAGAAGGGGTTTTTAAACTTTAAAAAGTCAAGTAAAACAAAATAA
- the miaA gene encoding tRNA (adenosine(37)-N6)-dimethylallyltransferase MiaA produces MTKVLIAIVGPTAIGKTALSIKLAQHYNTEIISADSRQFYKEMSIGTAVPFKEELNAAPHHFIQNKSIEDDYNVGDFERDAISKISILHEKNPIVVMVGGSGLYVKAVTKGLDYFPEVAPHIRTHLNLQLKEKGLIHLQEQLKSLDSEAYETIAIDNPQRVIRALEICIGTEKPYSSFLTNPEKNRDFKTISIGLNAERSTIYDRINQRVDVMIENGLIDEVKSLSPYKHLNALNTVGYKELFQYLEGDWTLDFAISEIKKNTRRFAKRQLTWFRKDDAIKWFDFETDVEEIIQYINSEIE; encoded by the coding sequence ATGACTAAAGTTCTTATTGCTATTGTTGGGCCAACTGCTATTGGTAAAACGGCTTTGAGTATTAAATTAGCTCAACATTATAATACTGAAATTATTTCTGCAGATTCGCGACAATTTTATAAAGAAATGTCAATCGGTACCGCTGTTCCATTTAAAGAAGAGCTGAATGCGGCACCACACCATTTTATTCAGAATAAATCCATTGAAGATGATTATAATGTTGGCGATTTTGAACGTGACGCCATTTCTAAAATAAGTATTTTGCATGAAAAAAATCCCATAGTTGTCATGGTTGGTGGCTCGGGTTTGTACGTAAAAGCGGTAACTAAAGGCTTGGATTATTTTCCTGAAGTTGCACCTCATATTAGAACACATCTCAATCTTCAGCTTAAAGAAAAAGGTCTAATCCATTTGCAAGAACAGCTAAAGTCATTGGATTCGGAAGCCTATGAAACTATTGCCATAGATAATCCGCAACGTGTTATTAGAGCGTTAGAAATTTGTATAGGCACAGAAAAACCCTATTCTTCTTTTCTCACCAACCCTGAAAAAAATCGAGATTTCAAAACAATTTCTATTGGATTAAATGCAGAACGTTCCACTATATATGATAGAATTAACCAACGCGTAGATGTAATGATTGAGAACGGGTTGATAGACGAAGTAAAATCACTTTCACCATATAAACACCTCAATGCTTTAAATACGGTTGGCTATAAAGAATTATTCCAATATCTTGAAGGCGATTGGACTTTAGACTTTGCTATTTCTGAAATTAAAAAGAATACCAGACGTTTTGCCAAAAGACAACTGACATGGTTTAGAAAAGACGATGCTATAAAATGGTTTGATTTTGAAACTGATGTTGAGGAGATTATTCAATATATAAATTCGGAAATAGAATAA